The sequence aacgaatggggtaattatcattataacgttaaagtttagttaccagggtgctctgttacgtagaatcatttgataaacgtttctggatgaaacaactgaaatcttgtgatccacctttacatacgatttatgtgcaacattaaaactatgaactcaccaacctttgtgttgacacttttaagcatgtttattctcaggtttctagaagtcttccgctgttcgcttatacgttatacaagctatgtgcatggagtcatacatgctttattcaagaaaactttgcatttacaaaatcatcaccgtgtatcttattttgactgcattgtcaacggatgtagtattgtaaattattatatacggtaattgtctatacgtagaaatcatcagacgtcgaaaaccttggatttatatattcatttatggtgtgcctttttaaaagaatgcaatgtttacaaaacgtatcatatagaggtcaaaacctcactatgaaatcaatgaatgatgtattcgtccaaagtgaatttggagcgatcgtcacattgggTCCCACACATCCCCTTCACCCAACGTCGAGCAGACGACGTCGGAACCTCCGACGCCGGACCGACGCCGGGTCGGTGTCGTCCGACCGTCGTATGCAAAAATAGGAGATGGCGACGCCGGTTTTTTGTATCCCACACCTCATGCTCTAATTGACATTAACTTAGAATATAACTAGACCTGGTAAGCCGCAAATGTTGGCAAACTTATACAGtgaaagttataaaaaaaaattacttgcaGAAGTCTCGAACTTGAGACCTTTGAGTTAATTAATACATCTTAAACTAACTGAGAAAATTGGCACCTCGTTAGATTTCTTATATTTATCATACTATCATATATCTGAGTATTGTTTTATTGAAACAACATTAAAAAAATTCGTAAAAAAAATTAGGAAAATGTAGGTCGTCGGGGGCGGATGACCCGGTTGCACCATGTTGGATCCGCCCCTGCTTTCAACTAGCGCCATTAACGTAACTTGTTACGTTAATTAcgttaatatctaaaccccaatagctaaaacctcaaaatacgctcgaaaaacacgataattgttatatattacttcttcgagcgtttttccgccaaactaaaaacatttatcacaaagtgtctctactaaatgttcatattttcatccaatctataatgttcgtgaacaaagttttttcaaaaaacgaaaaaaaaaagtttttgcttccccccgattggttacttccctcttgatcctaccactatatatatatatatatatatatatatatatatatatatatatatatatatatatatatatatatatatatatatatatatatatatatatatatattaaattaaaaacgttaacaaagtattaagtgtatgatactgtacattaaacttaattGTTTCAATCTATGTTTACTATATTAAAAGATAATGTTAaacgattgatatttaaataaagTTAACTAGAACGTTTATGAAGTTAAAAAGTaaacgttagtacataaatgaTTTATGTTTAACGTTAGTACATAAATGATTTATGTTTAACCCCAAGGGGTGGCTTGGTGGTAAGATGCTTGGAAAGTTCCAAAGGGACCCAGGTTCAATCACCACCTGCTACACTTTGGGGGCTTgccttaaaaaaaaaacattatgtgatataacaacttctggtatttaaatgattttaattatatatatatcataagatgtacaaataaatatatttcttaacaaaaatatatgtatattttacaatgttataaaatataataataacttagatataaaacgtcttgatttaaaaatactattaattatattgtagtaaataacgagaagacgatttaaagaagcaaatgaccaaaatattaaaatgtataagttacatttcaaataagataatttattgacaaataagtctaattattaataaaggcacTTATCGCGAACcataaaatacaagatattaaagcgtacgaaaagacgttcgagaaaccggaactgagacataaactgggcgtaaacgtacaagacaacggagctaaagttacaagtcaacaatataatataatatataattaattaaaataaattatatatattatatataaatataaaaatatgttgacgtatatatatatatatatatatatatatatatatatatatatatatatatatatatatattatgtagacgaactagcaaacaaaaacattttgagctggatcaggcggccatgcgatcgcatggcaaatacactacaagcccatgcgatcgcatgggctacagtaaatggaaatatgcctataaaaggccagtttgctcgacgagtTACACAcaccttttttcttttctttcttctgtaatctatatttatatttatatttataattataattttaattttaatttaagtttaataataataaagtatatacgagggtgttttaatttgggtttcaaaccattttaaactaaagaaatattgggtattgttcggggtattgttcttgaatccaaggccaaacatacagtcgtctaccatcattacgtctatgcaatttgcctacaatattgaatctcaatattgaaccgtgagttatagatccctttttaaatgctttaaatatttttggtctaagaatacatgcaatttattttaaacgcaatggacacaagtacatacttaattctacactgagttaaaccgaaaatcccttagctttggtaactagtagctgccagtacataggatgtagaCTGATGAGCtctaataattgtatatggatccatagggcttgacatccccgtccgagctagtagcgctagccttttaacggacgtatgttatttgattttatgacacgttggtttgcgtgtattaaaacaaataGGGTAAtgatcattatagcgttaagtttagttacgagggcactctgttacgtagaatctattgataaacttttgatgaaatcttgtggtctatctttatatacttatgactcgagcaattaaacctataactcaccaacattcgtgttgacctttttagcatgttttattctcaggtccttagactgcttccgctgtgatgtgcttgttgcctgcatggagtctctcatgctttgtataaagtttattgcattcgaaacaaaactacattatgtaataaataatttgactgtgatgtcaacctgtaaaataaagacctatgtattttggggatttgcttatacctcaCTCACccacatgcttataactttctatgtttagaaagtcacttattttaatgaatgcaatattttatcaaaacgtatcatatagaggtcaaaacctcaatgtgaaatcaatgattaacgttccgcgtcaatagcaattttgacgggtcgttacagaatgAGACCTAATGTAGCGatccggcaaaatcgtcattgaccgcgtcgtctacttaggtcccgttacgtggtcataagtctttaaaacatcgtttgaccaaaatatgtcgcattcatttcaaatataaagatgtttcaaagtttacaaagtagttcaacaactagttcaACAACTAGTTTACAAAGTTTACAAAATTACTTGCAGAAGTCTCGAACTTGAGACCTTTGAGTTAATTAATACATCTTAAACTAACTGAGAAAATTGGCACCTCGTTAGATTTCTTATATTTATCATACTATCATATATCTGAGTATTGTTTTATTGAAACAACATTAAAAAAATTCGTAAAAAAAATTAGGAAAATGTAGGTCGTCGGGGGCGGATGACCCGGTTGCACCATGTTGGATCCGCCCCTGCTTTCAACTAGCGCCAGAGAGATGGATGGCGCAACACTTGACGGATTTATGTCTATTTGCGCCAAGTGTTGGCTTGTGCTAAACCAATGGTTTAGCGGAAAGAGAGGAACCGACCTACCTAATAGGTTTTGATCACTTTTTACGGGGACCCTGTTCCCGCTCACATTTTTAATTTCCCGCCTAATGCATTTTGTAATTTTAaaaggaaaataaaataaaattaattaaatttaaatttaaataaagtaTAATAGGTGAAATAAAATTGGAGCATACGGAGTATAACATTTTGTGCGCACACAACCTTTACAGTATTACAGATCAATCACCCTCAACAATTCCTTCACGTTCTCCTTCATAGCAGAAACTCAATTCGCTATGGTATATTTCAATATCTATTTACTGTATAATTATATTGCAATTCTGTAATAATCATCTTGTTATGAATTTACTTTCTGTCAATTGTAAAGTTTGTTGCGGAAGATTAACATTCACACACATATTATAGCTGTAGAAATCTGTTTAGGTTTTTGATTCAGTTGTCTTTGCTGTAGTTTTGTAACTAGATAACGACGTTTCTTCTATACACTCGCGGTGTTGATTTAATATCGAATCACTAGCTTAATTTATTCATGTCATCGCCATGCCCTAGTTTTGCTTTATATGATAACATGCGAGAAATTAATTTTTAGACTGTTTCAGTTTGTGGTCGAATTAAATTAGTTCTGTATGACAATTTATGATTTAGTAAAACTCGatctaataatatgaaatattgatTAAACTGAGAACTAAGGTCATTTCCGTGAGTTGCTTTTAGCTGTTGCTTGTGATTGTAAATGATTTTCTGATCTTCTGATCTTATAATTATGATTGTAATTTTGTAAATGATAATTACTCCGTATAATTATTACTACTGTCCCCACGCGTGTCTTTAGAAAAATGTGTAAAGTTGCTTTGGTTACATTCAAGTTTGTTTAAGGAGtatatttattatttttgtatttgtTTTGTTTTCATGCTGGTGTAGTCCAAGAAAAGAGGTTTGTCGTTGGAAGATAAGCGAGAGAAGATGCTTCAAATCTTCTACGACTCTCAAGACTTTTACCTTGTGAGTATAGAATATATATGTTACTTTCTTGTTTAAGaacattgttactattattatctgCTTGAGATAAGCACTAAAATTGCTTAATTGTATAATTCTGTGTATGCTACAATTGATTTGATTGAAAAGCTATACCACGAGTTTTTCTTTGTATGGTACGATACTAATGTTCTTATGCCTAGATTGATTTGACTAACAAGCTTAATACATAACGTGCCTTGTGTGGGTAAGAGTTATTAGACTACCTCTTGTTTGTTTTGTCACTTACGAAAGAGTTGCTCTGATTTAGCGATTGTCTGCAAATCACTAAAAGTATTTTTCATTGAAACTAAATGTTGATtgctagtggacaatagattaagacTGGAGTAACCTTCACCGACTAATTTGTTGGATGTTGTGAAGAACTATGAATCTGTCTTAGATAATAAATGGTTACTGAACACGCAAATTCATTCTGATATCTTCTACTAACACCAATGTGAAGGTTTCTACTGTACACTCATTACTGACTTTGGTGAAAGAATTTTCAACTTTCCTTGACATTTATATAAAGATAGCAGGACACAGAGTATAGCTTTTTCCTAGTGTAGGGTTGGGGCTCATTGATAAATTTTCATGCGAGTAACACAACTAGGGTGTACTGCTTCTCTAACTTCTTATCTTTACCGTTGTAGTTGTGTCTGATATCTAGGTCCATCATGTTTTGAACTTAGTTTATTGAATTAATTTTGTGTGTACAATGTCAGCTCAAGGAACTTGAAAAGTTGGGTCCTAGGAAAGGTGTCATCAGCCAATCTGTCAAAGACGTTGTCCAAAGTCTGGTGGATGATGACTTAGTCTCAAAAGACAAGATTGGAACATCGGTAAGAAATGCTTCCAGATGATTCACTAAGCAATATGTTTCCTTTGTGAaatcattttataaataaatattgaAAACCTCCTATTATTTCTGTTTCGTGAATTGATCTATGGTCAAATAGTGGCTATACAATGATATTTTATGATTTTAGTTCAAGACTCCAAATATAATTTTAGAAATGTATATGTTAATCTCGAACATTTCAGATATACTTTTGGAGCCTTCCTAGCTGTGCTGGAAATCAGGTAGAGACATATTAATGTTATTtgtgtttatatttttaaatcatcGAAGTTTAATCATCCTTGTAAATTGTTGTTTTGTGAATGTTTATTGGTGTAACAGCTCAGAAATGTAACAAAGAAACTTGAGTCAGAGCTTCAAAGCAGCAAGAACCGGCATGTGGAGCTTGTTGAGCAATGTGAGTCCCTAAAGAAAGGCCGAGAGGATTCAGTAAGTTGGTGACTAGCCTTTTTTCATTTTTAAGTTGTTTTGGATAGAGGAACAACTTTTTAAGTTCCTTTTTGACTACTACTATTAAACATTAAGCGTTCAACAGGATGCAAGAGAAGAGGCTTTGAGTGAGCTAaaagacattgaacaaaagtataataatctgaaagtatattcacttttcattcatcttTTTATTCTTTTAGTTACTGAATAAATTTAATTATATTGACTGAACTAGATAATTTTGATTTCAGAAAGAAATGGGACAATATGCAGACAATGATCCAGCTGCATTTGATGCAATGAGCAATAAAAAAACTACCTTCATTTTCTTCTCTTACTTCAATCATATTATGTAAAACACCTTTTGTTCAGGATTCGACTCTATATATCAGAGGTGGCAAATGTATAGATGGGCAAGTTGGGACATAACTAGTTCGGGCTGAAAGATGTAGTTTTAGTACAGGTCAAAATGGACCCGGTCAAGTTCTGGTGACATGCAAATACTTTTCCGTGCATTGTAAAATAGTAGTGAAAGCATTTATACTTCTAAATTTTCTACTATCTAAAGATTGTGACGTCTAAGGTGGAAACAAGCGTTGAAAATCGACTTTTGGAGGCTTTCAACCTATATAACATGTCGCTCCATTTGGCCCGCTTAACCCATATAGACCTGTTGATAAGTAAATGAGCTTACTTGCCACCTTAACTATAGTACTATATAAGTATATATCCATGGAACTTGTAAAAACATGCTGATATAATCACTGTTAATTTCAGAGGAAGCTATTAAAGTTGCCCATGAAGCAGCAAACAGATGGACAGGTTTGACTTCCTACACATGAATTTCTTGTTCCAATCCAGTTTTTTCTAACTGCACCATGCATGGCAATATATTGCAGACAATATTTTCACATTGCGACAGTGGTGTTCAAACAATTTCCCTCAGGCCAAAGAACAGCTTGAACACTTGTACAATGAGGTAAATTTTAATTTTGTTTAAACCATCTTAAAACCACAATTAAGGTTACAACTTTCAATTTCAGTTAGCATCACTTCAATTTCTAAAGACCACTTTATAACTCAAAACCCTTATAGTCGTAACACAGAAATATAAAATGAAGTCTCTTTTCGGGCCAATCATTTGTATCTCACTAGAGCCAAGATGATCAAATGGGCGGGTGAGATGGATTTCGGTTGAAATGGGTCTATACGGGTGAGAATGGTTTGGGTTGgattttttgtataaaatggttcaGATGGTACAAGAATACCAAATCAACCACTTTGGTATGTGACTCGTTTTCTTTTAAGGCGCTTTTTACTTTTCCTGTTATAGATACAACATTGCCAAAACTAACCACTTTATAATTGAATTGAAATCACAAACTTTATACTTTACCTATAACAATTAGTCTTGTGCATTCCTGTTGGGAAAAATCAGAAGATGAGTTGCATGGAAGCTTATGCTCCATCCTTAAACTTTGTTGAATATCTTTGAACAGAAAATTCGTGAATTAATATTGTATGAAATGAAATGTATGAGTGCTAACTGGGTCTGACTTTACATGTAATATTCAGGTGGGGATAACAGAAGATTTCGACTATATAGAGCTACCCGCAATGCCACCTGTGAAGCAAGCTGAGGAATAGATACTAGAAGCCGCATGCAAACTAATTCCATACATACATGCCTACACTAGAATCCAGATTATTGAATCAAGGTTATACTTTGATGTTCAGTTTCACATGTGTCTATCCTATTATGAGACTCTAAGTCAATTTTACCATCAATGAACCAGTGCTACTTTTCTTAAGGTGTGTTTTTTTTTACGCCCTGTATGTTATATGTTAGTCATTGTCTCCCACAAAGAATGCAATATTTTTTTGCCTAATAACTGAACTTATAAGGGGCACTTTGTATCCGAAGTATGGTACCACGACTTCCTACATATATATGTGGTGTGCAACTTGTATGACCATGATTCATGACAACTCCATGTTACTATTGTATATGTCCAAAAAAGGGAACACCTCACATGACAGTGGCTAAAACCCCTGTTCCCTTGCATGCCCAAAGTGTCCCTCTAATAAATTCCAGTGTATTATGTTTGATATGAAGTTACAGTCTTACAGGTGTTTTTTAGATAAACAATGCTGACAAACTTGATAACAAGGATCCACGGACTTATGGCATAACCTTTGAATGGCTTATTTGCTGCAAACCCAATCTTAAACCGGTATCATTTAAGTAAATATCTAATACCTAATGATAGAATGGTTTGTTGGGAAAACAATATACACAAACACCCGATTCCACCTGACATACAACAATTTTGGCCTGTAAACAAATGTGACATCCTAACTTTTGTTAAGCACATGGTGGACTAGAGTTTCCAATTAGTTAGGCACAA comes from Rutidosis leptorrhynchoides isolate AG116_Rl617_1_P2 chromosome 4, CSIRO_AGI_Rlap_v1, whole genome shotgun sequence and encodes:
- the LOC139904322 gene encoding meiotic nuclear division protein 1 homolog, producing MLQIFYDSQDFYLLKELEKLGPRKGVISQSVKDVVQSLVDDDLVSKDKIGTSIYFWSLPSCAGNQLRNVTKKLESELQSSKNRHVELVEQCESLKKGREDSDAREEALSELKDIEQKYNNLKKEMGQYADNDPAAFDAMKEAIKVAHEAANRWTDNIFTLRQWCSNNFPQAKEQLEHLYNEVGITEDFDYIELPAMPPVKQAEE